In Legionella beliardensis, the following are encoded in one genomic region:
- the maiA gene encoding maleylacetoacetate isomerase encodes MKLYDYYRSTASYRVRIALNIKNISYETLSVHLVNNGGEHHHASYLALNPQGLVPTLDENGHIISQSLAIIEYLDEINPTPALLPQTPLGRAHVRSLALMIACDIHPLNNLRVLNRLRHQFNAEDEQVKCWYHHWLKEGFDALERRLQSIPHKGQVCYGSDITLADICLVPQVFNAKRFGFSLIEYPLINKINAYCLSLPAFKDAAPAEY; translated from the coding sequence GTGAAACTTTATGATTATTATCGCTCAACAGCAAGTTATCGAGTACGCATAGCATTGAATATAAAAAATATTAGCTATGAAACACTGTCTGTACATCTGGTAAATAATGGCGGGGAGCATCATCATGCTAGTTATTTAGCCTTAAATCCACAAGGCCTGGTTCCTACGTTAGATGAAAATGGGCATATAATTAGTCAATCTTTAGCAATTATTGAGTATTTAGATGAAATTAACCCAACCCCCGCCCTCCTGCCACAAACTCCTTTAGGGCGTGCGCATGTACGCAGTTTAGCTTTAATGATTGCTTGTGATATACATCCCTTAAATAACCTACGTGTCCTTAATCGTCTACGCCATCAATTTAATGCAGAAGACGAGCAGGTAAAGTGTTGGTACCATCATTGGCTAAAAGAAGGCTTTGACGCGTTAGAGCGCCGTTTGCAAAGCATACCCCATAAAGGCCAGGTATGCTATGGTAGCGATATAACACTTGCAGACATCTGTTTAGTACCGCAAGTTTTTAATGCCAAACGTTTTGGCTTTTCGCTAATTGAGTATCCTTTAATTAATAAAATTAATGCCTATTGTCTGTCTCTGCCAGCTTTTAAAGACGCAGCGCCAGCAGAATATTAA